Proteins from one Chroococcidiopsis sp. CCMEE 29 genomic window:
- the tsaB gene encoding tRNA (adenosine(37)-N6)-threonylcarbamoyltransferase complex dimerization subunit type 1 TsaB, with protein MDKYGLAIHTSSPELGLAISNFVGDSRSSIWELGRSLSTHLHQHLAEFIKPQAWSNLAFIAVAKGPGGFTGTRIGVVTARTLAQQLDIPLFASSSLAAVAWSHQLEGVIAVQMPAQRGQLFTAIYQATPNGLGLTPVLADTVMSPERWQQTLANWSTPYQLIQAEGGFGVSVSSLLELAYLDWKQGKRPHWSETLPFYGQHPVEN; from the coding sequence ATGGATAAATACGGACTCGCTATCCACACCAGTAGCCCTGAACTTGGTCTGGCAATTAGCAACTTTGTAGGTGACTCACGCTCTTCAATTTGGGAATTGGGGCGATCGCTTTCTACTCATTTACATCAACACCTAGCTGAGTTTATCAAGCCTCAAGCCTGGAGTAATTTGGCATTCATCGCTGTGGCAAAAGGTCCCGGCGGCTTCACGGGAACCCGCATTGGTGTTGTTACTGCCCGGACCTTGGCGCAACAACTGGACATTCCCTTATTTGCTAGTTCTAGCTTGGCAGCTGTGGCTTGGTCACACCAGCTAGAAGGAGTAATCGCTGTTCAAATGCCTGCTCAACGAGGCCAGCTATTTACAGCCATCTATCAAGCTACTCCAAATGGTTTAGGTTTAACCCCTGTGCTGGCAGATACAGTTATGTCACCAGAGAGATGGCAACAAACCCTCGCTAACTGGTCTACTCCTTATCAGTTAATTCAAGCAGAGGGAGGCTTCGGTGTATCAGTTTCCAGCCTGTTAGAACTAGCTTACCTAGATTGGAAACAAGGAAAGCGCCCTCATTGGTCAGAGACACTGCCATTTTATGGTCAACATCCTGTGGAAAACTGA
- a CDS encoding Ycf34 family protein, with product MCICVNCHYVDRCITYNAVENQHQQPHLTENPDFEPNEPSINVNIRPREDVIEMEWDVVGCLSFKRETGKWSKLRPGELVPT from the coding sequence ATGTGTATTTGCGTAAACTGCCATTATGTAGACCGCTGCATAACCTACAATGCAGTAGAAAACCAGCATCAACAGCCCCACTTAACTGAAAACCCAGATTTTGAACCGAATGAACCATCTATCAATGTCAATATCCGTCCTAGGGAGGATGTAATTGAGATGGAATGGGATGTTGTAGGTTGTCTCAGCTTTAAGCGGGAGACTGGGAAATGGTCGAAGCTGCGTCCTGGTGAACTAGTACCAACTTAA
- a CDS encoding CCA tRNA nucleotidyltransferase — MCDSSLSVLSPETWPFSLEWLPQPAYLVGGAVRDALLSRRCEYVDLDFVLPRAVKIARAIAKHYQAGFVLLDAERQIARVVFKHATVDFAQQEGSTLETDLRRRDFTVNAIAYNPHNGEIIDPLQGCADLQQGVLRMVSAKNLQDDPLRLLRAYRQAAQLGFIIESDTQSVIRQLAPQLSQVAAERVRVELGYLLSSSAGTLWLITAWEDGLLATWFKSATQEQLAQVAAVDRAAVVLAQSWHTLGWELSQLVREPLKTTWLSIAKLTCLVNKQPEVAEAELTQLTYSRAEIRAVSTALKLLPQLKVLSTQMSLREQYFLFRTAGSVFPTLAVLAVANGISVEAITPLINRYLTPDDPVAHPTPLVTGNELMQALNLRSSPLVGELLMQIQLAYIEGKISTPAEAIELASQLVVQSDRRTFIL; from the coding sequence ATGTGCGATAGCTCTCTGTCTGTATTATCTCCCGAAACTTGGCCTTTTAGCTTGGAATGGCTGCCTCAACCGGCTTATTTAGTAGGTGGTGCGGTGCGAGATGCTTTGCTGAGTCGCCGTTGTGAGTACGTGGATTTAGATTTTGTGCTGCCACGAGCGGTGAAGATAGCTCGGGCGATCGCTAAACATTATCAAGCTGGGTTTGTGTTGCTTGATGCTGAGCGGCAAATTGCCAGAGTGGTATTCAAGCACGCAACCGTTGACTTTGCTCAACAAGAAGGTTCCACCCTGGAAACTGATTTAAGACGGCGGGATTTTACCGTGAATGCGATCGCCTACAATCCTCACAATGGGGAAATCATTGACCCCCTTCAAGGCTGTGCCGATTTGCAGCAGGGTGTGCTTCGCATGGTATCAGCCAAGAATCTGCAAGACGATCCTTTAAGGCTATTACGAGCTTACCGACAAGCCGCCCAATTAGGTTTTATCATTGAGTCAGATACGCAGTCAGTCATCCGTCAGCTTGCACCTCAGCTCAGTCAAGTGGCAGCAGAACGGGTGCGGGTAGAACTAGGTTATCTGCTTAGCAGTTCCGCAGGCACCCTTTGGTTAATTACTGCATGGGAAGATGGTTTACTTGCAACTTGGTTTAAGAGTGCGACACAAGAGCAGTTGGCGCAAGTGGCAGCTGTTGATAGAGCCGCTGTAGTACTTGCACAAAGCTGGCATACGCTAGGGTGGGAACTCTCTCAGCTAGTACGTGAACCGCTGAAAACTACTTGGTTGAGCATTGCTAAACTCACCTGTTTAGTAAATAAACAGCCTGAGGTAGCCGAGGCAGAGTTAACTCAGTTGACTTACAGCCGGGCTGAAATTAGAGCTGTGTCTACTGCACTGAAGCTTTTACCTCAGCTTAAAGTCTTATCAACCCAGATGTCTCTACGAGAGCAATATTTTTTGTTTCGCACAGCTGGCTCAGTTTTTCCAACTCTAGCAGTGCTGGCAGTCGCAAATGGGATATCAGTGGAGGCGATCACCCCCCTAATCAACCGTTACCTCACCCCAGACGATCCCGTTGCCCATCCTACCCCGTTGGTTACTGGCAACGAGTTAATGCAAGCCTTAAACCTGCGATCTAGCCCCTTGGTGGGCGAACTGCTGATGCAAATTCAGTTGGCATATATCGAAGGTAAAATCTCTACACCCGCAGAAGCGATCGAATTAGCATCCCAGCTAGTTGTCCAAAGCGATCGCAGGACATTCATACTATGA
- a CDS encoding ISKra4 family transposase (programmed frameshift), whose amino-acid sequence MEADKKAQIQAHARAIAALLYEETDPEQVKTLAGIETAVRRHLLEHVTPEMGFFIATSSGTTSGRQRSLESILGRLRVSEKQAQILEVKAYSRWSPYLERCCLLVSANESYERTAEDIEILTGVKVSHSTQQRLVHRQTLEQLQIEQAVDEISIDGGKVRLRTPQGQPSEWRDYKGVNLHEGCVGAFFQDNERLVNWVNAQPFSDPLTCLGDGHDGIWNLYAQIGISAQRREILDWYHLVENLGKVGGSQQRLDAAQACLWQGDVDGAIAQFNDWQHERVTTFIAYLNKHRHRIVNYGYYQAEGISIGSGAIESTVKQIGRRIKISGAQWSKHNVPQVLKQRCAYLNGQFSK is encoded by the exons ATGGAAGCTGACAAAAAAGCCCAAATTCAAGCTCACGCTCGTGCTATTGCCGCCCTGCTATACGAAGAAACCGACCCAGAGCAGGTGAAAACACTCGCAGGGATTGAGACGGCGGTGCGGAGACATCTGCTAGAACATGTCACTCCAGAGATGGGA TTTTTTATCGCAACAAGCAGCGGTACAACGAGCGGACGACAGCGCAGCCTTGAGAGCATCCTCGGACGATTGAGAGTCAGTGAGAAACAAGCCCAAATTCTGGAGGTCAAAGCCTACAGCCGCTGGAGTCCTTACCTGGAGAGGTGCTGTTTGTTGGTGAGCGCCAATGAGTCCTATGAGCGGACAGCGGAAGACATCGAGATCCTGACTGGGGTCAAGGTTTCTCATAGCACCCAACAGCGGTTGGTGCATCGTCAAACCTTGGAGCAACTACAGATAGAGCAAGCGGTGGATGAAATCAGTATAGACGGGGGCAAGGTACGACTGCGAACTCCCCAAGGACAGCCCAGTGAATGGCGAGACTACAAAGGGGTGAATCTGCACGAGGGCTGCGTCGGTGCGTTTTTTCAGGACAATGAACGTTTAGTGAACTGGGTTAATGCCCAACCTTTTTCTGACCCGTTGACTTGCTTGGGAGATGGTCATGATGGCATTTGGAATCTTTACGCACAGATTGGCATCTCCGCTCAAAGGCGTGAGATTTTAGACTGGTATCACCTGGTCGAAAATTTGGGCAAGGTAGGAGGTTCTCAGCAACGCTTAGATGCGGCACAAGCCTGTCTATGGCAAGGGGATGTTGATGGGGCGATTGCACAGTTTAATGATTGGCAACACGAGCGAGTCACGACCTTTATTGCCTATCTCAACAAGCATCGGCACCGGATTGTCAACTATGGCTATTATCAAGCGGAAGGCATTTCAATTGGTTCAGGTGCGATTGAATCAACGGTCAAACAGATAGGACGGCGAATTAAGATATCGGGGGCACAATGGAGCAAACACAATGTGCCGCAGGTGCTGAAGCAGCGCTGCGCCTACCTCAATGGACAGTTCTCAAAGTAA
- a CDS encoding alkaline phosphatase, whose protein sequence is MATLNIERLLSSRVRRRQVLVGAGALTGLAIASQFSSRVIAQPKFSDYPFKLGVASGEPLPNSVILWTRLAPDPLNGGGMPSVNVPVQWQIADDENMRRIISSGTTMATPEFGHSVHVEAQGLQPARWYWYQFKVGNEVSPIGRTRTAPTPGDQINQFRFAFASCQNWQQGYYTAYKYMAQEELDLVVHLGDYIYEGPPSPTAVRPHEGTGEPVTLEGYRNRYAQYKSDPNLQAAHAAFPWVATWDDHEVDNNYADEIPQDPELQSREEFLLRRAAAYQVYYEHLPLRRFSIPKGPDMQLYRRLTFGDLAEFDVLDTRQYRTDQPCGDGVKPRCAEAFAPDATLLGAEQERWLFDNLARSQARWNIITQQVMVAQLDRQAGPEQEYSMDKWDGYVAERERLFDFIQKHQPSNPVVITGDIHSNWVADLKTDVDNPNSKTIGTEFVGTSISSGGDGVDVTPQTEAILTQNPHIKFFNSQRGYVRCELTPARWQSDYRVVAAVTTPDAPISTRASFVVENGRPGAQRV, encoded by the coding sequence ATGGCAACATTGAATATTGAGCGCTTACTCTCCAGTCGAGTCAGACGGCGACAAGTTTTAGTAGGTGCTGGTGCTTTAACTGGTTTAGCGATCGCTAGTCAATTTTCTAGCAGAGTTATCGCCCAACCTAAATTCTCTGATTATCCATTTAAACTTGGTGTTGCCTCTGGGGAACCACTACCAAACAGTGTCATCCTGTGGACACGACTCGCTCCCGACCCACTCAATGGTGGTGGAATGCCATCAGTTAATGTACCCGTGCAATGGCAAATTGCTGATGATGAGAACATGAGACGCATCATCAGTAGCGGCACAACTATGGCAACTCCAGAATTCGGACATTCTGTCCATGTGGAGGCGCAAGGGCTGCAACCAGCCCGTTGGTATTGGTACCAATTCAAGGTAGGGAATGAAGTTAGCCCGATCGGACGGACTCGCACCGCTCCAACTCCAGGCGATCAGATCAATCAGTTCCGCTTTGCCTTTGCCTCTTGTCAAAACTGGCAGCAGGGTTACTATACTGCCTACAAGTACATGGCACAAGAGGAGCTCGACTTGGTCGTCCACCTGGGTGACTATATCTATGAGGGACCGCCGAGTCCTACCGCTGTGCGCCCGCATGAAGGTACTGGGGAACCAGTCACGCTAGAGGGATATCGCAACCGCTACGCTCAGTACAAGAGTGATCCGAACCTGCAAGCTGCTCACGCTGCCTTTCCCTGGGTAGCTACCTGGGACGATCACGAAGTTGACAATAACTACGCCGATGAAATTCCCCAAGATCCGGAGCTACAATCCCGTGAGGAGTTCCTGCTCCGTCGAGCTGCTGCTTATCAGGTTTACTACGAACACTTGCCGCTGCGTCGGTTCTCAATTCCCAAAGGACCAGATATGCAGCTCTATCGGCGTTTAACTTTTGGCGATCTGGCTGAATTTGATGTGCTAGACACTCGACAGTATCGTACTGACCAGCCCTGCGGCGATGGTGTAAAGCCCCGTTGCGCCGAAGCCTTCGCCCCAGACGCCACCCTCCTCGGCGCTGAACAGGAGCGGTGGTTGTTTGATAATCTGGCTCGCTCCCAAGCCCGCTGGAATATCATTACTCAGCAGGTGATGGTTGCCCAGTTGGATCGGCAAGCAGGACCAGAACAAGAGTACAGCATGGACAAGTGGGATGGATATGTAGCTGAGCGCGAGCGCCTGTTTGACTTCATCCAGAAACACCAACCGTCTAATCCAGTGGTAATTACAGGTGACATTCACTCCAACTGGGTCGCTGACCTTAAAACTGATGTCGACAATCCAAACTCCAAGACAATCGGCACAGAATTCGTCGGTACTTCAATCAGTTCTGGCGGTGATGGTGTAGATGTCACACCGCAGACCGAAGCTATCCTCACCCAGAATCCACACATCAAGTTCTTCAACAGTCAGCGGGGCTATGTCCGCTGCGAGCTGACACCAGCGCGTTGGCAGTCCGATTACCGAGTTGTTGCGGCTGTGACTACGCCAGATGCTCCTATCTCGACCAGAGCCTCGTTTGTTGTAGAAAACGGTAGACCTGGTGCTCAGCGTGTCTAA